From Gordonia crocea, the proteins below share one genomic window:
- a CDS encoding GNAT family N-acetyltransferase produces MPLVETVTDPGLADEVSAVAAATFPLACPPHAHPDAIAEFIKANLSTAAFAGHITAADSDVLVVRSGPGGPVVGYSLLHHRPPTDPEVAAVVVEPSSEISKIYVRPDHHAHRTGAAHSPAQALMAAAVARARERGSAVVWLGVNQQNERAQRFYEKSGFTRAGTKTFNLGGNIEHDYVLVKPAGTD; encoded by the coding sequence ATGCCCCTGGTTGAAACGGTCACCGATCCCGGCCTCGCCGACGAGGTGTCCGCGGTGGCGGCCGCAACCTTCCCCCTCGCCTGTCCCCCGCACGCGCACCCCGACGCCATCGCGGAGTTCATCAAGGCGAACTTGTCCACGGCCGCATTCGCCGGACACATCACCGCCGCTGACTCCGACGTGCTGGTCGTCCGGAGCGGGCCCGGCGGGCCCGTCGTCGGCTACAGCCTGCTGCACCACCGCCCACCGACCGATCCCGAGGTGGCCGCGGTCGTCGTCGAACCGTCGTCGGAGATCTCCAAGATCTACGTCCGGCCCGATCACCATGCACACCGCACGGGAGCCGCCCACTCGCCCGCACAGGCCCTCATGGCGGCAGCGGTGGCCCGGGCCCGGGAACGCGGCAGCGCGGTCGTCTGGCTGGGCGTCAACCAGCAGAACGAGCGCGCCCAGCGCTTCTACGAGAAATCCGGCTTCACCCGTGCCGGAACGAAGACCTTCAACCTGGGCGGCAACATCGAACACGACTACGTGCTCGTCAAACCCGCGGGGACGGACTAA